A genomic segment from Branchiostoma floridae strain S238N-H82 chromosome 7, Bfl_VNyyK, whole genome shotgun sequence encodes:
- the LOC118420086 gene encoding venom prothrombin activator oscutarin-C non-catalytic subunit-like, whose product MKSLLGMILPLLVEASMLRMAVATECSSPLGMESRSIADNRLSASSSYNDDWRPKSARLNNNRSWSPDNNNRSEWLQIDLLERKVVSGIQTQGFQSPWSLRRYYVTSFKLSYSADATTWSIFQENGSDKIFVGNSNVYDVKENDIDPPIRARFIRLMAETWSTYITIRLELLGCEIQGAIIGGVGVVILIIVIIVSMFCIFDGNSNANGIKENNIDPPIRARFIRLMAETWRYDITVRLELLGCEIQGTKLWNELRELWTIG is encoded by the exons ATGAAATCACTGCTGGGAATGATCCTACCACTCCTGGTGGAAGCCAGCATGTTGAGGATGGCTGTAGCGACAG AGTGTTCCTCTCCTCTTGGAATGGAATCAAGATCCATTGCAGACAATCGGCTCTCTGCTTCGTCGTCATATAACGATGACTGGCGCCCGAAAAGTGCACGTCTTAACAATAACAGATCTTGGTCCCCAGACAACAACAATAGGAGCGAATGGCTACAGATTGACCTGCTGGAGAGGAAAGTTGTATCAGGAATTCAAACGCAGGGATTTCAGAGCCCTTGGTCTTTGCGACGGTACTATGTGACATCTTTCAAGCTTTCATACTCTGCCGATGCGACGACTTGGAGCATTTTTCAGGAGAATGGATCAGACAAA ATCTTTGTAGGGAACAGCAACGTATATGACGTGAAGGAGAACGACATTGACCCACCAATAAGGGCACGGTTTATCAGACTGATGGCCGAAACATGGTCGACCTACATCACGATTCGTCTGGAACTCCTGGGGTGCGAGATACAAG GCGCCATCATAGGCGGTGTTGGGGTCGTCATCCTCATCATAGTCATCATTGTCTCCATGTTTTGT ATATTTGACGGTAACAGCAACGCAAATGGCATAAAGGAGAACAACATTGACCCACCAATAAGGGCACGGTTTATCAGACTGATGGCAGAAACATGGCGGTACGACATCACGGTTCGTCTGGAGCTTCTGGGGTGCGAGATACAAGGTACGAAGTTGTGGAATGA